From the Salvelinus fontinalis isolate EN_2023a chromosome 21, ASM2944872v1, whole genome shotgun sequence genome, the window TCCATGATAAATAGATCCCTCCCTTCTGGAAAGAATGAAAGCAGTGAGTGAATGACAGAATCATAACAGAAATAGTTAGATTGAAAAGACTACTTTCTTCAAAAGGAACAGAATCGTCTCGAATCAGCAAGGGTATGTTATTATACGATATTCCCATTCGTTGTAAATAAGTAGCAGGTGGCATACAGCCTGGGCTGTCGAGCAGAAAAGCGCTATAGCGCCATTTTATTGAATACAACCGTATTATAATATGCAAATAACGGGTCCGCTTCCAAAAATACAACTGCGTGTATAGCCTAATATTCCTTCACGCTCCAGTTATATCTGAGATAAAAGAGATGTCATATTTTATATACATAACACAGCCAAGTACATCATCCCGTGGATATGTATTGTATTTTATGGCAATTTTATGCCAATTTTATTACATTTAGACTACTGATGAGCTTGAAATAAAAGCCGAAAAATATAAATTCTTTagaaattattatttttcttcacatactgggcctttactagtcctgtattagtggaccgaTATAGCCGTCTGTAACACCGGCGTTTTTTTTTTCAGCAACCCCCCTCAAACATCTTCCCGCAGCTATGGCTACATGTATTTTCTGTTACTTTAAGGagaattttgtaaaaaaaaatctggaaACAGAACACGGTAGGCTTATACTTATAATTAAGCAAATACATTTTACCGTCAGTGACCTGAGTGGGTTAGCTCAGTTTGAAGTCAAAACAGAAATAAGGGAATAAGCCTTCAGAAAGATTATTGGACTAACAGGGCTGACgacgcgagcgttgcaaaataaattttgaAATCAATGGTATTCagttattgcacccacactgctcgcgtgtCAACAAGCGTCTGTGTTGCCAAGGGCTAACAAGACGTgtgcggtctggtcagcatgttaaatagaagtcctttctatttctgacacagatagtgctgcaagtcctgcctctcccatctcctcattgttttttagaagcaggtacccacgtgccatctcctcattggttatacccacgtgggtgattgaaagaccaaCCTGTTGCCGGTtttcgtggtaatactatgaaagtttagatgccaatcaccatataaattcaaagatgaaaaagcctggaaggaggagagatgactagaaatgattcggttgactgttttatgtgtggatgaattgtcggagtagaggaccttgtgcatttcaggtaaaataacaacctaatgtttatatcccaggacaaattagctagcaacagcaagctagctaaataggacaaattagctagcaagtgcaagctaactagctaaattgccataaatatttaatgcttttcgacctgtccccaaatgaatgtcattggttcagagtttgttttgatattttaacctgcgtgtcgtgatcacgtttggtgtagggggacaaaataaatgtatgcacgatggcgcacgcgtgcagccggtttgggttctgtgTTAGTCCAAATATGTAAATAACGCCATAATCTTTTCCCCCAGGACATTCATCATGGGGAAGCTATGTGAGCTGGCCCTTGTGTCTCTGGCCCTCCTGGCTCTACTTCATACTGACTCTACATGGGCCAAGAGAAGTGgcggcagcagtagcagcagcaaaaaGTCGTCATCCAACAACAGGGGTTCAGAAAAAAAGCCATCAAAAACATCAAACACGCAGACAGgaagctatcccagacaaccacAGAGCCCCAACAGGAACCCCAACTCATACCCAGCAGGAGGTAGTTATCCAGGGAGAGGTACCAATCAGAACCAGAACCCAGCCGGTGGATACCCTGCTGCAGGTGGCTATCCTGCTGCAGGTGGCTACCCCAACCAGCAGTATCCAGGCAGAGCCAATCCTGGGGGATATCCAAACCAGAACCCTGCAGCTGGAGGTTACCCAGCCGCTGGTGGCTATCCTGCAGCAGGTGGCTATCCCAACCAGCAGTATCCAGGCAGAGCCAATCCTGGGGGATATCCAAACCAGAACCCTGTAGCTGGAGGTTACCCAGCCGCTGGTGGCTATCCCAACCAGCAGTATCCAGGCCGGGCAAATCCTGGGGGATATCCAAACCAGAATCCAGCAGCGGGTGGTTACCCTGCAGCAGGAGGCTACCCCAACCAGAACCCAGGGAGAGGAGGGGTCAATCAGGGATACCCAGCTGGAGGTTACCCAGTAAGAGGGGGAAATACTGGCTGGGGGCAGGCAGGGGGCTACCctggtggagggatgggaggaggttacCAACCCAACTGGAACCCAAACAATAAGATCCTCAGTCCCCGCTATGGTTATGGAGGTGGGCATGGGGGTATGGGAGGTGGCTCTCCCTTCTCACGCTCAGTTCAGAATATGGGGCACTACCCCTCTACTCAGTCCAAGGGCTTTGCTAAGAAGGCTCTTATGGCCGCAGGGGTTGGGGCTGTGGCAGGTATGGCAGTAGGCTATGGCCTTGGGCGTTTCCCTCGCCCACATTTCAACTTCCGCAACCCTCAGGAGGAGCAGTCCTACAACAACTACATGTACAGCAAATACGGTGAACGCTCCACAGATGAAAACGACTATGGCCGGGACTATACCTACAAAGTACCACCGCGGGCAGAGTCCTACGATAGCTTCATGGATACCTGCATGAAGAGGAACGACCTTCTGCAGGATCAGGGCAGCGACTCCCAGGCCACACCTAACAACCAGAGGAACAACCCCCAGGGAGCCAACAGCCAGAGCCTGCCCATCACTCCTGAGGTGGGGAACAGCAGTCCAGCTAGCAACCAGGAGGGAACAGACACAGTGAAGCCTCTCACCCCAGCCCCTACGGAGATAGCTGGAGAGGATACGGATAAGGAGGAGGATGACGGCCTCACAGTGAGCATTGAGGAGATTGGTTACCCTGTATTGGTGGAGCAGCTGAAGAACCGTAAGTGTGTGGAGCTGTACATGAACTACTCTGAGCGTTTCCTGGAGAAGCAGACAGCTGAACACAGCAGCGGCAGCAACAATAACAACAAGTATGAGAACAGTCGCAGTAACCCCCTTGGCCAGGGGCTGGTACAGCTGATAACCACCTTCCTCATGGTCCTGAGCAGCACTCTTCTGCTGCAGTAAGACAGGAACACAGCCATGTCCCAGTTGTCTGGAATAGCTTCATTTCCTAGTCACCCCTCCTCAAAATGCCACTGATTTCTTGTGAGGATAGGTTAATTAAATAAGGTGTAGGTGGAGATATAACCAATCCTTTAACTAATCCGTGGTCATGAAGGAAAGGGGACAAGGAAAGGAAGCCAGTGGAAAATAACTTCCATTGAACTTCCAGCAAAATGAGGACCGATAAAAATGTGAACTGTAgggggtactcgaggaccggagttgggaaccactgctgtacATGATACTTCACATGGTATTTGTACTTTAAGTGTTCGATATCTCGACACTATTTCTAAAATATACCGAAACCATCTGTCCTGCTTGTCTCTTACAGCTTAGTTCAGTTTACTGCTAAATATGGAATAACAGGATTTTGTCTGTAAGTCCAAAACCATGAGTGAGTCACGTAGACAAAGGGGAAGTATAAATGCAAAAGTAGCAAGTCTCATCAGTACATCATATGACTTTAATTAAATGCAGATACACAAGATAAACATTATTACAGCAATTTTTTGGCACCATATAAGGTACTATCATCCGATTAGGGGTTCAGTGTCTTTATGCCAAAGTGGTTCCACAGAAAGTACAGACAAGCATTATGTTGACAATTTTTTTCATGCATTTCCATGTGCATTATACTGtacatcagtggttcccaactccaatCCCAGAGTACCCACAACcccacacatttttgttgtagccctagACAAACGTAAcggattcaactcattgagggcctgatgattagttgacaagttgaaacaggtgtgcttgtccggggctacaataaaaatgtgtactgttggggctATTGGGAGGaccgaagtttggaaccactgctTTACATAATAGTTCACATGATATTTTAATTTGTACTCAATGTTATGTGGTCtgcagtatttggttttaaaagtTGCCTGTTTGGTAAATACTATAATAATTAAGTATGGAATGGTCAGAGTTTTGTTATTAATCAATCCCTATTTCTGTTCCTATTTTTCTTTTGTGCTCTCttgttccatctctctacctccccatcTAGTCTCCCTCTCTATGCCCTCCTGTCCCCTTGTTATCAGAAGTGCACTTATTTCTCTTGGCGAATGGATATAAATGACTCTTCTTTTTCAAGGATGTATTTAGTGATTAACTCATTTATATTGGTTTTAACATAGAGAACAACATGCATTGTTTTAATGTGTCTTTAAAATACTTCAAAATAACCACTTTGTCATGCTTGAACTCAATGGGGAATTTTACCATTATCTTGCTGAAATGACTGATGTCTTCCATTTCCCAAGTACAGAATgagtaaaaacaaataaaaaaaacacataatCGCACTTCCTTTTGTGCTCATTGAAAATGTGCGGTCATTCTCGTCTAGGAAAGCACGAGGGCAGTTACCATGATTATCTCACAGAGCACAAATAAGCATTTAAAGACATCTCTTACTAGGAAACTAGTTGCCTCAGGGGAAATTGTTACAGAACAGTCATTACTGAGTGAGGAAATCGAACAGACATGGTTTGTGCCTGCTAGTTGGCAGCGTTACAATTCCCATACTGTTAAATGAAAAATTATCATTAAGCTATCTTTACAACAGAACACAAATTCCTCGTCGCATCTCATTCACAAAAAATATGTATTTGATTATGAACGGAATACTACGCCTGTTATTCATTTAAAGCatttttttgtatttctgtgataagaaaaaaaaaacttccaATATTTTTCCAATATTTGCTGAAGCCTGGCACACAATGCTTATACTTGAAGTACTATACTGTTGAGTTCATTTTCAAGTATTTTAATCCAAAATGCAGAGGGAAGGCCTTTTCATTTCTTATTTACTGATCCCCTCCCCTACACTTATCCATGTCACTACATGGTCCTGAACTTAACTACTGCCACATGCATAATAATTAACATTAACATAATAAAGcattattaaaaataataaagatatacagctctggaaaaattaagagaccactgcaaaattataagtttctctggttttactatttataggtatgtgtttgggtaaaattaacatgtgttttattctataaactactgacaacatttctcccaaattccaaataaaaatattgtcatttagagcatttatttgcagaaaaggACAACTTGTCAAAATAATAAAAAagatgcagtgttgtcagaccagtggcttgtaggcctctccaggtctcgcacccactgtgaaatttggtCAATCAAGGTGTGAatggaggaccaccagatcaagaccctgtcatggccagcccaatctccagacctgaaccccattgaaaacctctggaatgagatcaagaggaagatggatggtcacaagccatcaaacCAATCAGAgcttgtaacggctctctttcggtgagtgagtagaccaatgcgcagcgggtgatgaatacataatgtttatttgacaagacggaaaaacacgaaacgaaatacacttgaatgataaacaaaataacaaaacgaactagacagacctaaactatgaacttacatgaaacgaggaaacacatgaacaggaacgaccgaaacgagacagtaccgtgtggtgcaaaatacacagacacagcgacaatcacccacaaacaaacagtgagaacaacctaccttaatatgactctcaattagaggaaaacgcaaaacacctgcctctaattaagagccataccaggcaacccaaaaccaacatagaaacagaaaacatagactgcccacccaaaactcacgccctgaccatcacacacatacaaaacaacagaaaacaggtcaggaacgtgacagagctgcttgaatttttgcgccaggagtggcataaagtcacccaacatcaatgtgaaagactggtggagagcatgccaagacgcatgaaagctgtgattgaaaatcattattccaccaaatattgatttctgaactcttcctaagttaaaacattagtattgtgttgtttaaaaatgcattattcgaggtctgacaacactgttttgttgaccagttgtcattttcaccaaataaatgctctaaatgacaatatttttatttggaatttgggagaaatgctgtcagtagtttatagaataaaataaaaattttcactttacccaaacacatacctataaatagtaaaaccagagaaactgatcaTTTTGAAGCggtctcttaattttttccagagctTTATATATTTTATCAAATTAAACTATAGTGGACCAGAGTAGATAAACCAAGCGTTGTGAATAAAACAAGTTTCctttgtaacgatcgtcgtatagaggagaaggagaagaccaaggtgcagcgtggtaagtattcatcatttattttaatgaatacgaatactaaaacaaaacaacaaacacgataAACGAACATATCTGCAAGGtgacatacactaaacagaaaataaccacccacaaacacaggtgtgaacaggctacctaagtatgattctcaatcagagacaacgatagacagctgcctctgattgagaaccataccaggacaaacacatagaaatacaaaacaaggacaatatagaacaccagacatagaatgcccacccaaactcacgccctgaccaaccaaaatagagacataaaaaggatctctacggtcagggcgtgacatccttATGATAAGTAATAAGGTAGTTCTGCACTCCCATCCCACTGggaacacactggttgaatcaatgtcgtttccacatcatttcagcgaaattacattgaaccaacgtggaatagacattgatttgacatctgtgcccagtgagaTTTTAAGAATTCCATAGAAAATAAAATGAATTAGTTGGAAATTACTTTAATATGGGTTACAAAAACGTATGTATGCTATTTGCAGATACAAAAGCTAGTCAATAATCACACATTTATTGCAATGGCAAAATATGACTTATAAAAGTATTAAAATCACAGCAAAGTAGATGTTAATGGTAAAATTCATTCTTTTCAGCATGCTACTTAAGTTCATCCAGCTATTACAGTTTATAAAGCTGAAAAAAGATCTAGCACAGTCCTGTTTGACAGTCTGTGACACATGATTTTACAACATAATTATATACAAACACCCCCCTGACATTTATTTGAATTCAGTCCACTCTAGTCTTTCGGCCCAGCAATTCTGATAAAATCCACTTCCAAGGAAATGGTTTATGACTAGATTCCCCTAAGAAGAAAGGCACCATTGATTCCAGTGTGAGGAGGATGTTACTCATGGGTCCAGGTCCGGGGACAGCAGCGTTTCTGTAGCGACGCCAGTCAGACTGGTTGTgaaacccttaaccttcaggatAGTGGAATCTTTGGTCCTCTGCGTCGTAGCCATACCCACCTCCCCTGTAGCCATTTCTTGGCCTACCGAGTGACCCCAGCCCGTAGCCAATGGCAGCCCCACCCAGTGCCCCGGCGGCTGCTGCCCCTGCCATCTTCAGCCCCTGCTTGGAGGAGCCATGACTCTGGGAGGGGGGCCCTTTGCTTCCCACCCCTGTACCCTTTCCCCAGCCCCTGAATCCACCCCCGCGTTTACATAGGGCACCAGGGCACAGTGCTGCCACCAGCAACATCCATGCCCACAGGAGGAGAAGCTTCTGCTGGCCTATCATGACTGGATATTCCTGCAAAAACAAAATACATTGTAAGATTGAACCGTAAGTGTGTGGAGCTTTACCTGAACTACTCAGAGCACTTCCTGAAGAAGTAGACAGCTGAACACAGCAGCGgcagcaacaacaataacaagTATGAGAACAGTCGCAGTAACCCCCTTGGCCAGGGGCTGGTACAGCTGATAACCACCTTCCTCATGGTCCTGAGCAGCACACTCCTGCTGCAGTAAGACAGGAACACAGCCATGTCCCAGTTGTCTGGAATAGCTTCATTTCCTAGTCACCCCTCCTCAATATGCCACTGATTTCTTGTGAGGATAGGTTAATTAAATAAGGTGTAGGTGAAGATTTAACCAGTCCTTTAACCAATCCGTGGTCATGAAGGAAAGAAGCCAGTGGAAAAGAACTTCCAGCAAAATGAGGACCATTTCCTCCACATTTTATGGGGATATTTGAGCTTTAATATTGTTTTACCGTTTCTCTAATGGCCAATCTCCTTTGTGTCTCTAATATTTGCAATGATCCCCTGTCAATCTGGATCACCTGCTGTAGTACTTCCACACTTCTTTTTCCATTGCACTTTTTGTTGCAGAGTAGTTCCTGGTAGACTACTCTGTTGAGCtctgtattttgtcctgtaaaaCACTATGGTTAGGTCATGCCAAATGCATGATGCTTTaatatcagtggtggaaaaagtacccaattgtcatacttgagtaaaggttaagataccttaatagaatatgactcaagtaaaagtgaaagtcgccCAGTacaatcctacttgagtaaaagtctaaaagtatttggttttaaatctacttaagtatcaaaagtcaatgtaattactaaaatatacttaagtatcaaaagtagaagtaaaagtataaatcaattcaaattccttatattaatcaAACCacacggcaccattttcttgttttcttttatttatgtatagccaggggcacgctccaacactcagacatcatttataaATGAAGCAAGTGTTTAGTGagttgccagatcagaggcagttgggatgaccagggattttcccttgataagtgtatgaattagacaattttcctgttctgctaagcattcacAATGTAATgattacttttgggtgtcagagaaaatgtatggagtaaacagtacatcattttctttaggaatgtagtgaattaaaagtaaaagttgtcaaaaatataaatactaaagtacagataccccccaaaaagacCTAAGTAGTATtttcaagtattttttacttaagtactttacaccactgtttaaTATTGTATGTGTGTATCTATTACGATATATCTATGAatgtaacactaacactacaagtACATAGAATGCTTAAAATGTTATTCAGTTTgaacctgttttatgttattatGTGATAGGACATGAGGTAAGTGTCGAGGAAAATCTAaccagaaaggagagagactgtagaTTCTTTAAACAACCTTTTTTTATTAAGATTTGCAAAAATGAGACCGGTCAAACATCACCACAATGGTGTATGGTTGAGAGCTCAACAAAGAAGAGTTGTGTCTCAGTTTATATAAAGAAAAAGTATAGCCCCCCTTTGGGTGGTGTGACAAACAAACAGAACAATATTGTGAGGAAGTACTGGTTGGTGACAAAGGATTATGGAACTAAGAAACTGCGGTTGGCCTTTGGTGAGGTCTTGTCGAGAAATGTTGGCCATTTCTCAATGCTCATTGTCTCGACACTGTTTCTAAAAGAAACCGAAACCATTTGTCCTGCTCGTCTCTTGCAGCTTAGTTCAGTCTACTACTCAATATGGAATAACAGCATTTTGTCCGTCAGTCCAAAACCATGAGTCAGTCACATAGACAAAGAGGAAGTGTAAAAGCAGAGGGAGCAAGTCTCATCAGTACATCATATGACTTTAATTAAATGCAGATACACTAGATAAACATTATTACAGCAATTTCTGACACCATATAAGGTACTATCATCTGATTAGGGGTTCTGTGTCTTTTTGCCAAAGTGCACTTTAAAAATTAGGGGTTCAACAAGagttcttctaagatcctcaaagttctttgaagaaccttagGGTTCTTGGCACTGAAAATGGCCCCCAAAAGCATCTTCTAAGAACTCcataggaggtggggttcatcgaggaacctctttagttggtgggggttcttgcaggaacctaactgcccaactgaaacGTTGGATTTGGAAGGGCGGCAGGTGCAGGCGCTTAACTGAAAAATGTTAAGGTTTGTCCCTTGTATGATCTAAATTGATATTGCTTCATGATGATACCATCTATCTTTTCATGTTTGTGAaaatctttctaaaacagaaaatggacacaattcaatggaAATCAATCAACAAAGAGGTAAAAATTGTCACTCCCTGATCTagttcacctgtctttgtgattgtctccacccccctccaggtgtcacccatcttccccattatcccctgtttatttatacctgtgttctctgtttgtctgttggcaGTTCTTCTTGTTTGTCAGGCTTACCAGCgtttgtcctgtcagctcctatcttttcccagcctctctttttctAGCCCTCCTGgcttttgacccttgcctgtcctgtcctgaccctgaacccacctgcctgaccactctgcccgacccaaagcctgcctgccatcctgtacctttgcccctatcTGGATTTCccacctctgcctgacctgatcctgtgcctgcctgccatcctgtacctttgcctctgttgctgtaataaacattgttactttgacAAGGACTGAGTCTGGGTCTTACTTTAtcctgatagtacgaactggccctgactgacccagcagaccccGGGACAACAGCGCGACGCCATCTTCTCCCAAGGTACCACCACCGGGAGGCATGAGGAACTGCTTCGTGGCCTTATGGAGGGGTCCAAACGTTGGCTGAACACCATGACCATATATTGGACggtttgctggagcaattccgcaaGTTCTCTGGGAGGCAGCCTACCCCGGTGGTAACCCCAAAGCCCCTCAAGAACCCAGCTGGTAGCAGTGCCCTCTCAGCGGCTACTCCACCTTCTCGGGATCCCCGTTTACCCCCCCACCGGAACGCTTCAATGGAGAGTTGAGCACCTGTCGGGCGTTTCTAGCTCAGTGTTCCCTCATTTCGAGattcagccctcctccttcccctcggatCACTCCAAGATGGATCTCATCACGCTGATATCCAGGAGGGCTCTCACTTGGGCTACTGCTGTATGGGAACAGCAGCCGGCCATATGTGTTAGTCTGGAGGGAGTCATGACAGAGGTGAAGAAGGTTTTTTACGCCCCGTTCTCCGGGAGAGAAGCTGCCCGGAGGCTAATCCAGCTTCGGCAGGGCTCCTGCAGTGTGGCTGACTATGTGGTGGATTTCCGCACATTGGCAGCGGAGATCGCTTGGAACCAGGAAGCACTGTTCGATATGTTCCTGCACGGCCTCTCGGAGGAGGTCAAGGAC encodes:
- the LOC129818577 gene encoding uncharacterized protein LOC129818577, coding for MGKLCELALVSLALLALLHTDSTWAKRSGGSSSSSKKSSSNNRGSEKKPSKTSNTQTGSYPRQPQSPNRNPNSYPAGGSYPGRGTNQNQNPAGGYPAAGGYPAAGGYPNQQYPGRANPGGYPNQNPAAGGYPAAGGYPAAGGYPNQQYPGRANPGGYPNQNPVAGGYPAAGGYPNQQYPGRANPGGYPNQNPAAGGYPAAGGYPNQNPGRGGVNQGYPAGGYPVRGGNTGWGQAGGYPGGGMGGGYQPNWNPNNKILSPRYGYGGGHGGMGGGSPFSRSVQNMGHYPSTQSKGFAKKALMAAGVGAVAGMAVGYGLGRFPRPHFNFRNPQEEQSYNNYMYSKYGERSTDENDYGRDYTYKVPPRAESYDSFMDTCMKRNDLLQDQGSDSQATPNNQRNNPQGANSQSLPITPEVGNSSPASNQEGTDTVKPLTPAPTEIAGEDTDKEEDDGLTVSIEEIGYPVLVEQLKNRKCVELYMNYSERFLEKQTAEHSSGSNNNNKYENSRSNPLGQGLVQLITTFLMVLSSTLLLQ